In Lycium ferocissimum isolate CSIRO_LF1 chromosome 11, AGI_CSIRO_Lferr_CH_V1, whole genome shotgun sequence, a single genomic region encodes these proteins:
- the LOC132037945 gene encoding uncharacterized protein LOC132037945: MEEDPKLKSLEDSIWVVKESFSSDISEIRSMLKEVVGHVMALGSQNVAPAVATPRPRQTAEVCGGQASTHPTLRHKPAPVELGRFHGVNSEAWVFQAERYFELYGIMEDHKLTLASFYLDGDALEWYRWLFRNKQLVNWEHFAEKLLVRFQKWDLEVPGGRLAKFRQTTTVAKCQSLFKAVSNETM, from the coding sequence ATGGAAGAGGACCCAAAACTCAAGTCCCTTGAAGACTCCATATGGGTGGTGAAAGAGTCATTCTCTAGTGACATCTCTGAGATTCGATCTATGTTGAAAGAGGTGGTAGGACACGTAATGGCTCTAGGTTCTCAGAATGTTGCTCCTGCAGTGGCAACACCTCGACCACGGCAAACTGCTGAAGTTTGTGGAGGCCAGGCATCAACACATCCTACTTTGCGACACAAACCGGCTCCGGTTGAATTAGGACGATTCCATGGAGTAAACTCTGAAGCATGGGTTTTCCAAGCAGAACGTTACTTTGAACTTTATGGAATCATGGAGGATCATAAATTAACGCTTGCATCGTTCTACTTGGATGGCGATGCCTTGGAATGGTATCGGTGGCTTTTCCGCAATAAACAGTTAGTTAATTGGGAGCATTTCGCCGAGAAACTGCTGGTACGATTTCAGAAATGGGATCTTGAAGTGCCAGGGGGTCGACTTGCTAAATTTCGGCAGACCACTACGGTGGCTAAATGCCAAAGCCTCTTCAAAGCAGTGTCTAATGAGACGATGTAA
- the LOC132037943 gene encoding zinc transporter 5-like: MAKVVFWSILLLLPAIVLGECTCDSEDEERNKPEALKYKMVALAAILVSSAIGVCIPVLGKAIPALSPDKNFFFIIKAFAAGVILATGFIHVLPDAFESLTSPCLKEHPWGDFPFSGFVAMVAAMGTLMVDTYATSYYNKKGMKSGVVTQSRDEEGATNVHSHAAHGHAHGSLLVTGDSESELLRYRVISQVLELGIIVHSVIIGIALGASESPKTIRPLVGALTFHQFFEGMGLGGSIAQAKLKSRVIAIMALFFSLTTPIGIVIGIGITNVYDENSPTALIVEGVFNSASAGILIYMALVDFLAADFMHPRMQGNGKLQLGANVSLLLGAGLMALIAKWA, from the exons ATGGCAAAGGTCGTTTTTTGGTCCATTCTATTGCTTCTTCCGGCCATAGTATTAGGCGAATGTACTTGTGATTCTGAAGACGAAGAGAGAAACAAACCCGAGGCACTCAAGTACAAAATGGTAGCGCTTGCTGCCATTTTGGTTTCGAGTGCAATTGGGGTGTGTATTCCAGTACTTGGAAAAGCAATTCCCGCCTTAAGCCCTGATAAgaattttttcttcataattaaAGCTTTCGCGGCAGGTGTGATCCTAGCCACAGGTTTTATACACGTACTTCCTGATGCATTTGAAAGTTTAACATCGCCGTGTTTGAAAGAACACCCGTGGGGAGATTTTCCTTTTAGTGGATTTGTGGCAATGGTTGCTGCAATGGGGACTCTGATGGTGGATACTTATGCAACTTCTTATTACAATAAGAAAGGTATGAAAAGTGGAGTGGTGACTCAGTCTCGAGATGAAgaaggagctactaatgttcaTTCGCATGCCGCACATGGACATGCACATGGTTCATTATTAGTGACGGGTGATTCTGAGTCCGAGCTCCTTCGTTATCGTGTTATCTCTCAG GTTTTGGAACTAGGGATAATTGTACACTCTGTGATTATTGGAATAGCTTTGGGTGCTTCTGAAAGTCCCAAAACTATAAGGCCTCTTGTAGGTGCTTTGACTTTTCATCAATTTTTCGAAGGCATGGGACTTGGTGGATCTATTGCTCAG GCAAAATTGAAGTCTCGTGTAATTGCAATAATGGctctatttttctctctcacAACTCCAATCGGAATAGTAATTGGAATAGGAATAACAAATGTTTACGATGAAAACAGTCCAACGGCTCTTATTGTGGAAGGAGTATTTAATTCAGCTTCAGCTGGCATCTTGATTTATATGGCATTGGTTGATTTTTTAGCTGCTGATTTTATGCATCCAAGAATGCAAGGCAATGGAAAGCTTCAATTAGGGGCCAATGTTTCACTTCTTCTTGGTGCTGGACTCATGGCTCTCATAGCCAAATGGGCCTAG